A genome region from Microbacterium terricola includes the following:
- a CDS encoding sugar-transfer associated ATP-grasp domain-containing protein, with protein sequence MSQQGLGLSSRLRYLAGRARRIDVGSVVDRAKEAAELHDKWTPAVLVDMLWQAGFRNVGFQDYIDYDFAILTRAERDTYMTHPVSNQISQKYDHPDFRHLFQDKIAFDRTFDPFLRREWMVVEPGNAAEVRALAERLGTIVTKEPVGQAGTGVHRYHAAEIDDWDGFHRGLLERGELLIEEVIRQHPDLAAVCPGTVNTTRVTAFFDGERTHILAMAQKFGRGAVSDQMTFGGFYTMLDEHGHATGPGYDSHGHVHATHPDSGAVIADFQLPLFDEVAAFVDQVARVVPQVQYVGWDIVVTPEGPVLVEGNWGAGVYENKPSVTGIRTGHKPRYRAAIGF encoded by the coding sequence ATGTCACAGCAGGGCCTCGGCCTCTCGTCCCGCCTCCGCTACCTCGCCGGCCGCGCCCGCCGCATCGACGTCGGGTCCGTGGTCGACCGCGCGAAGGAGGCCGCCGAGCTGCACGACAAGTGGACGCCGGCGGTGCTGGTGGACATGCTGTGGCAGGCCGGGTTCCGCAACGTCGGGTTCCAGGACTACATCGACTACGACTTCGCCATCCTGACCCGCGCCGAGCGCGACACGTACATGACGCACCCGGTGTCGAACCAGATCTCGCAGAAGTACGACCACCCCGACTTCCGGCACCTGTTCCAGGACAAGATCGCCTTCGACCGCACGTTCGACCCGTTCCTGCGCCGTGAGTGGATGGTCGTCGAGCCGGGCAACGCCGCCGAGGTGCGCGCTCTCGCGGAGCGTCTCGGCACCATCGTCACGAAGGAGCCGGTCGGTCAGGCCGGCACCGGAGTGCACCGCTACCACGCCGCCGAGATCGACGACTGGGACGGCTTCCACCGGGGTCTGCTCGAGCGCGGCGAGCTGCTCATCGAAGAGGTCATCCGCCAGCATCCCGATCTGGCCGCGGTCTGCCCCGGCACCGTCAACACGACGCGGGTGACGGCGTTCTTCGACGGAGAGCGGACCCACATCCTGGCGATGGCGCAGAAGTTCGGCCGTGGCGCCGTCAGCGACCAGATGACGTTCGGCGGCTTCTACACGATGCTCGACGAGCACGGACATGCGACCGGCCCCGGGTACGACTCGCACGGCCACGTCCACGCGACGCACCCGGACTCGGGGGCGGTCATCGCCGACTTCCAGCTGCCGCTGTTCGACGAGGTCGCCGCGTTCGTCGACCAGGTCGCCCGCGTCGTGCCCCAGGTGCAGTACGTCGGCTGGGACATCGTGGTCACCCCCGAGGGTCCCGTGCTCGTGGAGGGCAACTGGGGCGCAGGGGTGTACGAGAACAAGCCCAGCGTCACCGGCATCCGCACGGGCCACAAGCCGCGCTACCGCGCCGCGATCGGGTTTTGA
- a CDS encoding DUF7455 domain-containing protein has product MTTLSTPTEQTALLEYRLTAADRCDSCGAQAYIAAEVNGSELLFCAHHGRKYEEKLRAIATSWHDETARLSETV; this is encoded by the coding sequence ATGACCACGCTATCGACACCGACCGAGCAGACCGCCCTCCTCGAGTACCGCCTCACGGCCGCCGACCGCTGCGATTCGTGCGGCGCGCAGGCGTACATCGCCGCTGAGGTCAATGGGAGCGAACTGCTTTTCTGCGCCCACCACGGCCGCAAGTACGAAGAGAAGCTCCGCGCGATCGCGACCAGCTGGCACGACGAGACGGCCCGGCTCTCCGAGACGGTCTGA
- a CDS encoding alanine racemase — translation MSAVLRVDLDAFAENLRRVRAQVAPAAHMLVVKDDAYNHGLAPIVARAWSEGVQWFGAFDVRTGLQVRAELGPEARIFVWIVATAEEAARAVAADLDIGVGDALLLEDVAAAGGRARVHLKIDSGLHRNGVRPEHWPDFVARAAALEADGILEVVGIWSHIAEASDAEDDAARAAFDAAVQTAQEAGLRPSLRHLSASAAAFARPEFRYDLARIGAFAYGIRPAGGPGEPELGVRPIAALTASVIRLDDEHAVIGIGALDGLPSTLAGLVDVRTPGGMRPLRALGLEQSIVDRWEDAAVGDVVTVYGEGAASATDLAERIGSIGEEIALRISPLVDRDYRSS, via the coding sequence GTGAGCGCCGTCCTGCGCGTCGACCTCGACGCCTTCGCCGAGAACCTGCGCCGCGTCCGCGCGCAGGTCGCGCCCGCCGCGCACATGCTCGTCGTGAAGGACGACGCCTACAACCACGGCCTCGCGCCGATCGTCGCCCGCGCGTGGAGCGAGGGCGTGCAGTGGTTCGGCGCCTTCGACGTCCGCACCGGCCTGCAGGTGCGCGCCGAGCTCGGCCCCGAGGCCCGGATCTTCGTGTGGATCGTCGCCACCGCGGAGGAGGCGGCGCGCGCCGTCGCCGCCGATCTCGACATCGGTGTCGGCGACGCCCTCCTGCTCGAGGACGTCGCGGCAGCGGGCGGACGCGCCCGCGTGCACCTGAAGATCGACTCCGGCCTGCACCGCAACGGCGTGCGGCCGGAGCACTGGCCGGATTTCGTCGCGCGCGCGGCCGCGCTGGAGGCGGACGGCATCCTCGAGGTCGTCGGCATCTGGAGCCACATCGCCGAGGCCTCCGATGCCGAGGACGACGCCGCTCGTGCCGCGTTCGACGCCGCCGTGCAGACGGCGCAGGAGGCCGGCCTCCGGCCTTCGCTGCGGCATCTGTCCGCGAGCGCCGCCGCGTTCGCGCGGCCGGAGTTCCGGTACGACCTCGCGCGCATCGGCGCGTTCGCCTACGGGATCCGCCCCGCCGGCGGTCCGGGGGAGCCGGAACTGGGGGTCCGCCCGATCGCGGCGCTGACGGCATCCGTCATCCGCCTTGACGACGAGCACGCCGTCATCGGCATCGGCGCGCTGGACGGCCTGCCGTCCACCCTGGCCGGGCTGGTCGACGTGCGCACACCCGGCGGCATGCGGCCGCTGCGGGCCCTCGGTCTCGAGCAGAGCATCGTCGACCGCTGGGAAGACGCCGCCGTCGGCGACGTCGTCACCGTCTACGGCGAAGGCGCGGCGTCCGCGACCGATCTGGCCGAGCGGATCGGGTCGATCGGCGAGGAGATCGCGCTGCGGATCTCACCCCTGGTGGACAGGGACTACCGGTCGAGCTGA
- a CDS encoding DNA gyrase/topoisomerase IV subunit B: protein MTAEYSAHHLQVLEGLEAVRKRPGMYIGSTDSRGLMHCLWEIIDNSVDEALGGHGTRIDIVLHPDGSVEVRDRGRGIPVDVEPRTGLSGVEVVFTKLHAGGKFGGGSYAASGGLHGVGASVVNALSERLDVEVDRGGKTWAMSFHRGEPGVFAGDTPQSAFTPFDKSSELRVAGRAAKGSTGTRIRYWADTQIFTKDAGFNVAELEQRARQTAFLVPGLELVIRDERPAAAEGDAPIERSFRYDGGISEFAEFLAPDAGVTDTWRLSGTGHFTETVPVLQPGGAMVATEVQRECHVDVAVRWGTGYETVSRSFVNIIATPKGGTHQQGFEQALMKVLRAQIEQNSRKLKVGNDKLEKDDILAGLTAVITVSLPEPQFEGQTKEVLGTPAARQIVSSVVAKELAARFSSPKRDDKSQTALLLDKVVSEMKARISARTHKETQRRKNALESSSLPAKLVDCRSNDVADSELFIVEGDSALGTAKLARNSEYQALLPIRGKILNVQKASISDMLGNAECASIIQVVGAGSGRSFDIDAARYGKVIMMSDADVDGAHIRTLLLTLFFRYMRPLIEAGRVFAAVPPLHRVIVVNPGSKPNETIYTYSEQELHALLAKLTKSGRRWQEPVQRYKGLGEMDADQLATTTMDRSGRTLRRVRLEDAEAAASVFEMLMGNEVAPRREFIVDASARLDRDRIDA, encoded by the coding sequence GTGACAGCCGAGTACTCCGCCCATCACCTCCAGGTCCTGGAAGGGCTCGAGGCCGTGCGCAAGCGCCCCGGCATGTACATCGGCTCGACCGACTCCCGCGGCCTGATGCACTGCCTCTGGGAGATCATCGACAACTCCGTCGACGAGGCCCTCGGCGGCCACGGCACGCGCATCGACATCGTCCTGCACCCCGACGGCAGCGTCGAGGTGCGCGACCGCGGCCGCGGCATCCCCGTCGACGTCGAGCCGCGCACGGGCCTGTCCGGCGTCGAGGTGGTCTTCACGAAGCTCCACGCGGGCGGCAAGTTCGGCGGCGGCTCGTACGCGGCATCGGGCGGCCTGCACGGTGTCGGCGCGTCGGTGGTCAACGCCCTCTCGGAGCGCCTCGACGTCGAGGTCGACAGGGGCGGCAAGACCTGGGCCATGTCGTTCCACCGCGGTGAGCCTGGCGTGTTCGCCGGCGACACCCCGCAGTCCGCCTTCACCCCGTTCGACAAGAGCTCGGAGCTGCGGGTCGCAGGGCGCGCCGCGAAGGGCTCCACGGGCACGCGCATCCGCTACTGGGCGGACACGCAGATCTTCACCAAGGACGCCGGGTTCAACGTCGCCGAGCTCGAGCAGCGCGCCCGGCAGACGGCGTTCCTCGTTCCAGGGCTCGAGCTCGTCATCCGCGACGAGCGGCCGGCCGCGGCGGAGGGCGACGCGCCCATCGAGCGCAGCTTCCGCTACGACGGCGGCATCTCCGAATTCGCCGAGTTCCTCGCACCCGACGCCGGGGTCACCGACACCTGGCGCCTGAGCGGCACCGGACACTTCACCGAGACGGTGCCCGTGCTGCAGCCGGGCGGGGCGATGGTGGCCACCGAGGTGCAACGCGAGTGCCACGTCGACGTCGCGGTGCGCTGGGGCACCGGGTACGAGACGGTATCCCGATCGTTCGTGAACATCATCGCGACGCCGAAGGGCGGCACCCACCAGCAGGGCTTCGAGCAGGCGCTGATGAAGGTGCTGCGCGCGCAGATCGAGCAGAACTCCCGCAAGCTCAAGGTGGGCAACGACAAGCTGGAGAAGGACGACATCCTCGCCGGACTCACCGCGGTGATCACGGTGAGCCTGCCCGAGCCGCAGTTCGAGGGCCAGACGAAGGAGGTGCTGGGCACCCCTGCCGCGCGTCAGATCGTCTCGTCGGTGGTCGCCAAGGAGCTCGCCGCCCGCTTCTCGTCGCCCAAGCGCGACGACAAGTCGCAGACGGCTCTGCTGCTCGACAAGGTGGTCTCCGAGATGAAGGCGCGCATCTCCGCGCGCACGCACAAGGAGACCCAGCGTCGCAAGAACGCGCTCGAGTCGTCCTCGCTGCCCGCGAAGCTCGTCGACTGCCGCTCGAACGACGTCGCCGACTCCGAGCTGTTCATCGTCGAGGGCGATTCCGCGCTCGGCACCGCGAAGCTGGCCCGCAACAGCGAGTACCAGGCCCTCCTGCCGATCCGGGGCAAGATCCTCAACGTGCAGAAGGCGTCCATCAGCGACATGCTCGGCAACGCCGAGTGCGCGTCGATCATCCAGGTCGTCGGCGCCGGATCAGGGCGCTCGTTCGACATCGACGCGGCGCGGTACGGCAAGGTCATCATGATGAGCGACGCCGATGTCGACGGCGCGCACATCCGCACGCTGCTGCTGACGCTCTTCTTCCGCTACATGCGGCCGCTCATCGAGGCAGGGCGCGTCTTCGCGGCCGTGCCGCCGCTGCACCGCGTCATCGTCGTGAATCCCGGCAGCAAGCCGAACGAGACGATCTACACGTACAGCGAGCAGGAGCTGCATGCGCTGCTGGCCAAGCTCACCAAGTCCGGCCGCCGCTGGCAGGAGCCGGTGCAGCGCTACAAGGGGCTCGGCGAGATGGATGCCGACCAGCTGGCCACCACGACGATGGACCGCAGCGGTCGCACGCTGCGCCGTGTCCGGCTGGAGGATGCTGAGGCCGCCGCCTCGGTGTTCGAGATGCTGATGGGCAACGAGGTGGCTCCGCGTCGCGAGTTCATCGTCGATGCTTCCGCCCGGCTCGACCGCGACCGCATCGACGCCTGA
- a CDS encoding RNA polymerase sigma factor yields MTAGTKTTTRTAKDTDASDETTGGAATKAEPAKKTTAAAAKKPAAKTTAAKAPAAAKAAPKAAPKAAPKAKAAPRKASKATAADESDEEDVLEDDVEIDATDLETDDDTDAKGAAAKTTAPADADTDADEDDDEAETKPAFSEPLPTGAIVISTSDEDDVPVYSTQITGATADPVKDYLKQIGKVPLLNAAEEVELAMRIEAGLFAEEKLSHMSAAEKSKQLGLDLQWVARDGQRAKSHLLGANLRLVVSLAKRYTGRGMQFLDLIQEGNLGLIRAVEKFDYTKGFKFSTYATWWIRQAITRAMADQARTIRIPVHMVEVINKLARVQRQMLQDLGREPTPEELSRELDMTPEKVIEVQKYGREPISLHTPLGEDGDSEFGDLIEDTEAVVPADAVGFTMLQRQLESLLDSLSEREAGVIRMRFGLGDGQPKTLDQIGDTFGVTRERIRQIESKTMAKLRHPSRSQSLRDYLE; encoded by the coding sequence GTGACCGCAGGCACGAAGACCACCACCCGCACCGCGAAGGACACCGACGCGTCCGACGAGACGACCGGAGGCGCCGCGACGAAGGCGGAGCCCGCGAAGAAGACCACCGCCGCGGCAGCCAAGAAGCCGGCCGCGAAGACGACGGCGGCCAAGGCGCCCGCCGCGGCGAAGGCAGCGCCCAAGGCGGCACCGAAGGCAGCGCCGAAGGCCAAGGCAGCCCCTCGTAAGGCGTCCAAGGCCACGGCCGCGGACGAGTCAGACGAAGAGGACGTGCTCGAGGACGACGTCGAGATCGACGCGACCGACCTCGAGACGGACGACGACACCGACGCCAAGGGCGCAGCCGCGAAGACCACGGCGCCCGCGGACGCCGACACCGACGCCGATGAGGACGACGACGAGGCCGAGACCAAGCCGGCCTTCTCCGAGCCGCTTCCCACCGGCGCGATCGTCATCTCCACCTCGGACGAGGACGACGTCCCGGTCTACTCGACCCAGATCACCGGCGCCACCGCCGACCCGGTCAAGGACTACCTGAAGCAGATCGGCAAGGTGCCGCTGCTGAACGCGGCCGAAGAGGTCGAGCTCGCGATGCGCATCGAGGCGGGCCTGTTCGCCGAAGAGAAGCTGTCGCACATGTCGGCCGCCGAGAAGTCGAAGCAGCTGGGTCTGGACCTGCAGTGGGTCGCCCGCGACGGCCAGCGCGCGAAGAGCCACCTGCTCGGTGCGAACCTGCGACTGGTCGTCTCGCTCGCCAAGCGCTACACCGGTCGCGGCATGCAGTTCCTCGACCTCATCCAGGAGGGCAACCTGGGCCTCATCCGTGCCGTCGAGAAGTTCGACTACACGAAGGGCTTCAAGTTCTCCACCTATGCGACGTGGTGGATCCGTCAGGCGATCACCCGCGCGATGGCCGACCAGGCCCGCACGATCCGCATCCCGGTCCACATGGTCGAGGTCATCAACAAGCTCGCCCGCGTGCAGCGGCAGATGCTCCAGGACCTGGGCCGCGAGCCCACGCCCGAGGAGCTCAGCCGCGAGCTCGACATGACCCCCGAGAAGGTCATCGAGGTGCAGAAGTACGGCCGCGAGCCGATCTCGCTGCACACGCCCCTCGGTGAGGACGGCGACAGCGAGTTCGGAGACCTCATCGAGGACACCGAGGCGGTCGTCCCGGCCGACGCGGTGGGCTTCACCATGCTGCAGCGTCAGCTCGAGTCGCTCCTCGACTCGCTCAGCGAGCGCGAGGCGGGCGTGATCCGCATGCGCTTCGGCCTCGGCGACGGTCAGCCCAAGACGCTCGACCAGATCGGCGACACGTTCGGCGTCACCCGTGAGCGGATCCGCCAGATCGAGTCCAAGACGATGGCCAAGCTCCGTCACCCCTCGCGGTCGCAGTCGCTGCGGGACTACCTCGAATGA
- a CDS encoding GTP-binding protein LepA gives MADQVSSARILEHVQRLGEQHPPIELASVDRHVHDPRAVAGRYGHVIDYLARVELEVDRNVLELLVLLPDVSEVDRMFYADVWQPQEIQHGLILDRLQQDLGRPAAEPELEVSFKMKILGALAHFSAIQDIARLLYYLTGASTERQAVLAYNVLYDGMHGMGEGAIAETIIAPIRRQEPGHFAFYRMSATELVQSGALRPWQLHLARIMREKSYNLVGTNGQDRYRAQVGGVAHALGFDADVEKYAREVGRIEAQLLWADRNGMDYPPYVLKALLDSIDLYRERGFDARG, from the coding sequence ATGGCAGATCAGGTCTCCTCCGCACGCATCCTCGAGCACGTGCAGCGCCTCGGCGAGCAGCATCCGCCGATCGAGCTCGCCTCCGTCGACCGGCACGTGCACGATCCTCGCGCGGTCGCGGGCCGATACGGCCATGTGATCGACTACCTCGCCCGGGTGGAGCTCGAGGTGGATCGCAACGTCCTCGAGCTGCTCGTCCTCCTGCCCGACGTGAGCGAGGTGGACCGGATGTTCTACGCGGACGTCTGGCAGCCACAGGAGATCCAGCACGGGCTGATCCTCGACCGGCTCCAGCAGGACCTCGGGCGTCCCGCGGCCGAACCGGAGCTCGAGGTGTCGTTCAAGATGAAGATCCTGGGCGCCCTGGCCCACTTCTCCGCGATCCAGGACATCGCCCGGCTCCTGTACTACCTGACCGGCGCCAGCACCGAGCGTCAGGCCGTGCTCGCCTACAACGTGCTCTACGACGGCATGCACGGCATGGGGGAGGGGGCGATCGCCGAGACGATCATCGCCCCGATCCGGCGGCAGGAGCCCGGACACTTCGCGTTCTACCGGATGAGCGCCACGGAGCTCGTGCAGAGCGGCGCGCTGCGGCCGTGGCAGCTGCACCTGGCCAGAATCATGCGCGAGAAGAGCTACAACCTGGTCGGCACCAACGGGCAGGACCGCTATCGGGCGCAGGTGGGCGGCGTCGCCCACGCGTTGGGATTCGACGCCGACGTGGAGAAGTACGCCCGCGAGGTCGGACGTATCGAAGCGCAGCTCCTGTGGGCGGACCGCAACGGCATGGACTACCCGCCGTACGTTCTCAAGGCGCTCCTCGACAGCATCGACCTCTACCGGGAGCGCGGGTTCGACGCCAGGGGCTGA
- a CDS encoding DNA gyrase/topoisomerase IV subunit A, with the protein MPAHPPQSPIAERIEDIDLSAEMQGSYLEYAYSVIYSRALPDARDGLKPVQRRILFQMADMGLRPDRGHVKSARVVGEVMGKLHPHGDAPIYDALVRLAQAFSLRVPLVDGHGNFGSLDDGPAAPRYTEARLAPAALALTENLDEDVVDFIPNYDGQFQQPEVLPAAFPNLLVNGAAGIAVGMATNMAPHNLIEVVAAAIHLLENPDATVEDLMAFVPGPDLPSGGIITALEGIKDAYATGRGTFRTRAKVAVEQLGPRRTGLVITELPYQVGPERVIEKIKDAVGSKKLTGIADVTDLTDRRNGLRLVIGIKTGFDPQAVLEQLYRLTPLEDSFGINNVALVDGQPQTLGLRELLRVYLDHRLRVVTRRSEYRLARRRERLHLIEGLLIAILDIDEVIQVIRSSDDGEQARTRLMQVFELSQAQAEYILELRLRRLTKFSRMELEAERDALQAEIAQLVELLGSEVLLRAQVASELDAAAEAYGTPRRTLLLNGGPVATRPSRAAAAADLQIADAPCRVFLSATGRMVRADLRQPQELDAEGVGNGIVPPTRRSKHDAIRSSVDTTTRGDIGALTSAGRLVRFSPVDLPSVPGNSVQPAAGVRVDQYLGLGKDEHVVALVPLVESPPIALGTAQGVVKRVAASEIGTKPDIEVIALKPGDRVVGAAPAPDDTELVFVTSDAQLLRFDSGAVRPQGRSAGGMAGVRVTPDAQVIHFTVIDPTADVSVVTIAGSTQALLGADAGSGKVSALGEFPPKGRATGGVRAQRFLRGEDTLTVAWVGEEPRAVGADGSVRTLPPTGAKRDASGQPLDGVIAAVGTAIR; encoded by the coding sequence ATGCCTGCACACCCTCCCCAGTCGCCGATCGCCGAGCGGATCGAGGACATCGATCTCTCCGCCGAGATGCAGGGCTCGTACCTCGAGTACGCCTACTCGGTGATCTACTCCCGCGCCCTCCCCGACGCCCGCGACGGGCTGAAGCCCGTGCAGCGCCGCATCCTGTTCCAGATGGCGGACATGGGTCTGCGGCCGGACCGCGGCCACGTGAAGAGCGCCCGTGTCGTCGGCGAGGTGATGGGAAAGCTCCACCCGCACGGCGACGCCCCCATCTACGACGCGCTCGTACGGCTCGCGCAGGCGTTCTCGCTCCGCGTGCCGCTCGTCGACGGCCACGGCAACTTCGGCTCGCTCGACGACGGCCCCGCCGCACCGCGCTACACCGAGGCACGGCTGGCGCCCGCCGCCCTCGCCCTCACGGAGAACCTCGACGAGGACGTCGTCGACTTCATCCCCAACTACGACGGCCAGTTCCAGCAGCCGGAGGTGCTGCCCGCCGCCTTCCCCAACCTGCTCGTCAACGGCGCCGCCGGCATCGCGGTCGGCATGGCCACGAACATGGCCCCGCACAACCTGATCGAGGTCGTCGCAGCCGCCATCCACCTGCTCGAGAATCCCGACGCCACGGTCGAGGACCTGATGGCGTTCGTACCAGGTCCTGACCTTCCGTCCGGCGGCATCATCACGGCGCTGGAGGGCATCAAGGACGCCTACGCCACCGGGCGGGGCACCTTCCGCACCCGCGCCAAGGTGGCGGTCGAGCAGCTCGGTCCACGGCGCACGGGCCTCGTGATCACCGAGCTGCCGTACCAGGTGGGTCCCGAGCGCGTGATCGAGAAGATCAAGGATGCGGTCGGTTCGAAGAAGCTGACCGGCATCGCCGACGTGACCGACCTGACCGACCGCAGGAACGGGCTGCGGCTGGTGATCGGCATCAAGACGGGCTTCGACCCGCAGGCCGTGCTGGAGCAGCTGTACCGCTTGACCCCGCTCGAGGACTCCTTCGGCATCAACAACGTCGCGCTCGTCGACGGCCAGCCGCAGACCCTCGGACTGCGCGAACTGCTGCGCGTCTACCTCGACCACCGGCTGCGGGTCGTGACCCGCCGCAGCGAGTACCGTCTGGCGCGACGTCGCGAGCGGCTCCACCTCATCGAGGGCCTTCTGATCGCCATCCTCGACATCGACGAGGTCATCCAGGTGATCCGCTCGTCCGACGACGGCGAGCAGGCGCGCACGCGGCTCATGCAGGTCTTCGAGCTGTCGCAGGCGCAGGCCGAGTACATCCTCGAGCTGCGGCTGCGCCGCCTCACGAAGTTCTCCCGCATGGAGCTGGAAGCGGAGCGGGACGCACTCCAGGCGGAGATCGCCCAGCTGGTCGAGCTGCTCGGCAGCGAGGTGCTGCTGCGCGCGCAGGTCGCGAGCGAGCTGGATGCCGCTGCCGAGGCGTATGGGACGCCCCGGCGCACGCTGCTGCTGAACGGCGGACCCGTCGCCACCCGGCCCTCCCGCGCCGCGGCGGCAGCCGACCTCCAGATCGCCGACGCGCCGTGCCGGGTGTTCCTCTCCGCCACCGGGCGGATGGTTCGGGCCGATCTGCGTCAGCCGCAGGAGCTCGACGCCGAAGGCGTCGGCAACGGCATCGTGCCCCCGACGCGGCGCTCCAAGCACGACGCGATCCGCTCCTCGGTCGACACGACGACCCGGGGCGACATCGGCGCCCTGACGAGCGCGGGACGCCTCGTGCGCTTCTCCCCCGTCGATCTGCCGTCGGTGCCGGGCAACTCCGTGCAGCCGGCCGCGGGCGTGCGCGTGGACCAGTACCTCGGGCTCGGCAAGGACGAGCACGTCGTGGCGCTGGTGCCGCTGGTCGAGTCGCCGCCGATCGCCCTCGGCACGGCGCAGGGCGTCGTCAAGCGCGTGGCGGCGAGCGAGATCGGCACCAAGCCCGACATCGAGGTCATCGCCCTGAAGCCCGGCGACCGCGTCGTCGGCGCCGCCCCCGCCCCCGACGACACGGAGCTCGTGTTCGTCACCAGCGACGCGCAGCTCCTTCGATTCGACTCCGGCGCGGTGCGGCCGCAGGGGCGTTCGGCCGGTGGCATGGCCGGCGTGCGGGTGACCCCGGACGCGCAGGTCATCCACTTCACCGTCATCGACCCCACAGCTGACGTCTCGGTCGTCACGATCGCCGGCTCGACGCAGGCGCTGCTCGGTGCCGATGCCGGGTCGGGCAAGGTCTCGGCGCTGGGCGAGTTCCCGCCGAAGGGACGAGCCACCGGCGGTGTGCGGGCTCAGCGGTTCCTGCGCGGGGAGGACACCCTCACGGTGGCCTGGGTGGGCGAGGAGCCCAGGGCGGTCGGCGCGGACGGCTCGGTGCGCACCCTGCCGCCGACCGGCGCGAAGCGCGACGCGTCGGGGCAGCCGCTCGACGGCGTCATCGCCGCGGTGGGCACCGCGATCCGGTGA
- a CDS encoding alanine racemase C-terminal domain-containing protein yields MTAATLGETPGPRRSAPVASIDHSALRANAAALLAAAGGGETVADLRHDAWGHGERLVARTLFGVGVDAVIVKQSSLPGGRDGADAARYRAEPDAGADAGATLDAAALYGLPGSGGRPVMHLRGFVLSVKELRAGEGVSYGYLHRAPADTRIALVTGGYAQGIVRSLGGAVDVLVAGARRPLIGRVAMDVCVVDIGDASVERGDHVEFFGDPDSGHPSLAPWTAATGLTAAEIVTAVGTRSQREHTS; encoded by the coding sequence GTGACTGCGGCGACCCTGGGCGAGACCCCCGGTCCGCGCAGGAGCGCACCCGTCGCCTCGATCGATCACAGCGCTCTCCGCGCGAACGCGGCGGCCCTCCTCGCGGCGGCAGGCGGAGGAGAGACGGTCGCCGACCTGCGCCACGATGCGTGGGGCCATGGCGAGAGACTCGTCGCCCGCACGCTGTTCGGGGTGGGGGTCGACGCCGTGATCGTGAAGCAGTCGAGCCTGCCGGGCGGGCGCGACGGAGCGGATGCTGCGCGCTACCGTGCCGAGCCCGATGCCGGCGCCGATGCCGGCGCCACGCTCGACGCCGCCGCCCTCTACGGCCTCCCTGGTTCGGGCGGACGGCCGGTCATGCACCTGCGCGGCTTCGTGCTGAGCGTGAAGGAGCTCCGTGCCGGCGAGGGCGTCTCGTACGGGTACCTGCATCGGGCGCCGGCCGACACGCGGATCGCGCTCGTCACCGGCGGCTACGCCCAAGGCATCGTCCGCTCGCTGGGCGGCGCGGTGGACGTGCTCGTCGCCGGTGCGCGACGGCCCCTCATCGGACGCGTCGCGATGGACGTGTGCGTCGTCGACATCGGCGATGCCTCCGTCGAGCGCGGCGACCACGTGGAGTTCTTCGGCGACCCCGACTCCGGGCACCCGTCGCTCGCACCCTGGACCGCCGCGACAGGCCTGACGGCTGCCGAGATCGTCACCGCGGTCGGCACCCGCAGTCAGCGGGAGCACACGTCGTGA
- a CDS encoding coenzyme F420-0:L-glutamate ligase → MSGDATAGQANAGKSLTVTIEGTAYARVPIRTRVVMPGDDLDAFITEYAGDQVQQGDLLFVTEKIVAITQGRSFPIDSVQPRRLAFFLSKYVTRTPYGIGLGMPETMEMALRECGTPRILLAAAVAAVTKAFGRKGDFYRIAGDKARAIDGPTKGTIPPYNKAVVLGPDKPTEVAKRLKALLGVDADVAVVDINDLGGNILGSTLDKAGEKRLVAILRDNPLGQGHESTPLGIVRPA, encoded by the coding sequence ATGAGCGGCGACGCCACGGCCGGGCAGGCGAACGCCGGCAAGTCCCTCACGGTCACGATCGAGGGCACCGCGTACGCGCGCGTGCCGATCCGCACCAGGGTGGTCATGCCCGGTGACGACCTCGATGCGTTCATCACCGAGTACGCGGGTGACCAGGTGCAGCAGGGCGACCTGCTGTTCGTGACCGAGAAGATCGTCGCCATCACGCAGGGCCGGTCGTTCCCGATCGATTCCGTGCAGCCGCGCAGGCTCGCGTTCTTCCTGTCGAAGTACGTCACCCGCACGCCCTACGGCATCGGGCTCGGCATGCCCGAGACGATGGAGATGGCCCTGCGCGAATGCGGGACGCCCCGCATCCTGCTCGCCGCCGCCGTCGCCGCGGTCACGAAGGCGTTCGGACGCAAGGGTGACTTCTACCGCATCGCCGGTGACAAGGCGCGCGCGATCGACGGGCCGACCAAGGGCACGATCCCGCCCTACAACAAGGCCGTCGTGCTCGGACCCGACAAGCCCACCGAGGTCGCGAAGCGCCTCAAGGCGCTGCTCGGGGTGGACGCGGACGTCGCGGTCGTCGACATCAACGACCTGGGCGGCAACATCCTCGGGTCCACCCTGGACAAGGCGGGGGAGAAGCGCCTCGTCGCGATCCTCCGCGACAATCCGCTCGGCCAGGGCCACGAGTCGACCCCGCTCGGCATCGTCCGCCCGGCCTGA